One segment of Cetobacterium sp. NK01 DNA contains the following:
- a CDS encoding aldose 1-epimerase family protein, producing the protein MIKIENEKLVVLINKFGAELKSVVNKENNIEYIWPGTDGSFKKSAPNLFPFIGNILKGEIDYPLGKDERVSLPMTKHGFARDLDFETLEITKTTAKFQLKPNEYIKEKYPYNFSLIIEYILENDTLHHNYVVKNNGIVEMYYHIGGHTAFYCNYNGDSKFENYYLEFKEEKCSFYKIDETNNSFLSEISEELIVTEKFVLSKEKFSKDAIVIDGLKNNVVNLRHTKSNHGLEFKFENLPILTLWTSTDSSEFICLEPWAGITDFTNGSNRVEDKREIQKLNSNEQKKYSQIIRFY; encoded by the coding sequence ATGATAAAAATTGAGAATGAAAAATTAGTTGTTTTAATAAATAAGTTCGGTGCGGAATTAAAAAGTGTAGTTAATAAAGAAAATAACATTGAATATATTTGGCCAGGAACTGACGGAAGTTTTAAAAAGAGTGCTCCCAATCTTTTTCCTTTTATAGGTAATATATTAAAAGGTGAAATAGATTATCCTTTAGGCAAAGATGAGAGAGTATCTTTGCCAATGACAAAGCATGGATTTGCTAGAGATTTAGATTTTGAAACTTTAGAAATAACAAAGACAACAGCAAAGTTCCAATTGAAACCAAATGAATATATAAAAGAAAAATACCCTTATAACTTTTCTTTAATAATAGAGTACATATTAGAAAATGATACATTACATCATAATTATGTAGTAAAAAATAATGGTATAGTTGAAATGTATTATCATATAGGTGGACATACAGCTTTTTATTGTAACTATAATGGAGACAGTAAATTTGAAAATTATTATTTAGAATTCAAAGAAGAGAAGTGTAGTTTTTATAAAATTGATGAAACTAACAATTCTTTTTTATCTGAAATATCTGAAGAGTTAATCGTAACAGAAAAGTTTGTTTTATCAAAAGAAAAATTTTCTAAAGATGCAATAGTGATAGATGGATTAAAAAATAATGTTGTAAATTTAAGACATACTAAATCTAATCATGGATTAGAGTTTAAATTTGAAAATTTACCGATTTTAACTTTATGGACAAGTACTGATTCTAGTGAGTTCATATGTTTAGAGCCATGGGCTGGAATTACTGATTTTACAAATGGATCAAATAGAGTTGAAGATAAAAGGGAAATTCAGAAACTGAATTCAAATGAACAAAAAAAATATTCGCAAATAATTAGATTTTATTAA
- a CDS encoding peptidylprolyl isomerase, with amino-acid sequence MFAKPRVVLGKNMEVKNMKQVKLNAKIVTARGDINLVLFPEVAPVTVLNFAHLAMREYYNGIKFHRVIEDFMVQGGDPTGTGTGGPGYQFIDEFKEGVVFDKKGILAMANAGPETNGSQFFITHVETPWLNYKHTIFGEVVSEDDQKVVDSIKQGDIIERIEITGDVEEFLKNEENAEFTAQMDEILDSQFPNLVQY; translated from the coding sequence ATGTTTGCAAAACCAAGGGTTGTTTTAGGAAAAAATATGGAGGTAAAAAATATGAAACAAGTAAAATTAAATGCTAAAATAGTTACAGCAAGAGGGGATATTAATTTAGTACTTTTCCCAGAAGTGGCACCAGTAACAGTTTTAAACTTTGCTCATTTAGCAATGAGAGAGTATTACAATGGAATAAAATTCCATAGAGTAATTGAGGATTTCATGGTTCAGGGTGGAGATCCTACAGGAACAGGAACAGGTGGACCTGGATATCAATTTATAGATGAGTTTAAAGAAGGAGTTGTATTTGACAAAAAAGGAATCTTAGCAATGGCTAATGCAGGTCCAGAGACAAATGGATCACAATTCTTTATTACACATGTTGAGACTCCATGGTTAAATTACAAACATACAATTTTTGGAGAAGTTGTATCTGAAGATGATCAAAAGGTTGTAGATTCAATAAAACAGGGAGATATTATTGAAAGAATAGAAATTACAGGTGATGTAGAAGAGTTCTTAAAAAATGAAGAAAATGCTGAATTTACTGCTCAAATGGATGAAATTCTAGATTCTCAATTTCCAAATTTAGTACAGTACTAA
- a CDS encoding NAD(P)/FAD-dependent oxidoreductase, which translates to MNRFDLIVVGGGPSGIFAAITAAQRGFKVALLEKNKRIGNKILVAGSGKCNLTHTGKPKEFLDKYGANGKFLKEALNKYSPDALKIFFKDNGLPLTLVEESGKYFPHTFSSLDVLNLLKKQMLNLKVEIIENIKIQKIEKNLEEFCIQTDSETYFCENLVLSTGGKSYPGTGTTGDGYIIAKELGHKIVPPRPALTPLYVKNYVFQDLSGISFQDVEIVIWKDNKKIVEKRGPVLLTHTNFSGPGILDNSRYVENESYLEINYVNKEYESLNRELIDETNIDGKKNVKKFLLKYSLPERFVKIVLKEIEIDEALKLAELSKEKRESLVRYLTSYKMEITKVGSFEMAMVTKGGIALDEINSKTMESKKVKNLYLVGEIVDIDGDTGGYNIQAACSMGVLAGKSMKRKERD; encoded by the coding sequence ATGAATAGATTTGATTTAATAGTTGTTGGAGGAGGCCCTAGCGGTATTTTTGCAGCTATTACTGCAGCTCAAAGAGGATTTAAAGTGGCTTTATTAGAAAAAAATAAACGTATTGGAAATAAGATTTTAGTTGCTGGTAGTGGGAAATGTAATTTAACTCATACTGGAAAGCCAAAAGAATTTTTAGATAAGTATGGAGCAAATGGAAAATTTTTAAAAGAAGCTTTAAATAAGTATTCTCCAGATGCTTTAAAAATCTTTTTTAAGGATAATGGATTACCATTAACTTTAGTAGAGGAAAGTGGAAAATATTTTCCTCATACATTTAGTTCTTTAGATGTTCTAAATTTGCTAAAAAAACAGATGTTAAACTTAAAAGTTGAAATAATAGAGAATATAAAAATTCAGAAAATTGAAAAAAACTTAGAGGAATTTTGTATTCAAACAGATTCAGAGACTTATTTCTGTGAAAATTTAGTTTTATCTACAGGAGGGAAATCATATCCAGGAACAGGCACAACTGGAGACGGCTATATAATTGCAAAAGAGCTAGGCCATAAAATAGTACCTCCTAGACCTGCATTAACACCACTATACGTAAAAAACTATGTTTTTCAAGATCTTTCAGGAATAAGTTTTCAAGATGTAGAGATTGTAATTTGGAAAGATAATAAAAAAATAGTTGAAAAAAGAGGGCCTGTGTTGCTAACACACACAAATTTTAGTGGGCCAGGAATTCTTGATAATTCAAGGTATGTTGAAAATGAAAGTTATTTAGAAATAAACTATGTTAATAAAGAATATGAAAGTTTAAATAGAGAGTTAATAGATGAAACAAATATAGATGGGAAAAAAAATGTAAAGAAGTTTTTATTAAAATACTCTTTACCTGAAAGATTTGTAAAAATAGTTTTAAAAGAGATTGAAATAGATGAAGCTTTAAAGTTAGCGGAACTTTCAAAAGAAAAAAGAGAAAGTTTAGTGAGATATTTGACATCGTACAAAATGGAGATAACTAAAGTAGGAAGTTTTGAAATGGCTATGGTAACTAAAGGTGGTATAGCCTTGGATGAAATTAATTCTAAAACTATGGAATCGAAAAAAGTAAAAAATCTTTATTTAGTAGGAGAGATTGTAGATATAGATGGAGATACAGGTGGCTATAATATTCAAGCTGCATGTTCAATGGGAGTTTTAGCTGGAAAATCTATGAAAAGAAAGGAAAGAGATTAA
- a CDS encoding THUMP domain-containing class I SAM-dependent RNA methyltransferase — MNKKYRLIASATMGLESVVKDECKELGFQNVETFNGRVEFDGDEKDIVEANLHLRCADRVFIKMGEFKALTFDNLFENIKRLPWENIISIDGEFPISWVSSVKCKLFSKSDIQKIVKKAIVERLKVAYQTQKLVETGAHYRVKIQAHNDIFLVMIDTSGEGLHKRGYRNLINEAPLKETMAAALVLLSRWKGGDRPLIDPMCGTGTIAIEAAMIARNVAPGVNRNFASEKWNIIPENLWVDLRDEAFSREDYDKEVRIFASDIDAETVEVAKLNAIRAGVEEEIEFKCMNFLELENMAEKGCIISNPPYGDRLLDEDAVERLYGLMGDIFQMRFPKWSYYIITSYENFEKAFGKKSTKNRKLYNGGIKCHYYQYYGAR; from the coding sequence ATGAATAAAAAATATAGATTAATAGCATCAGCAACAATGGGATTAGAAAGTGTTGTTAAAGATGAATGTAAAGAACTAGGGTTTCAAAATGTAGAAACATTTAACGGAAGAGTAGAATTTGATGGAGATGAAAAAGATATAGTAGAAGCTAACTTACATCTTAGATGTGCAGATAGAGTTTTTATAAAAATGGGAGAGTTTAAAGCATTAACATTTGATAATTTGTTCGAAAATATTAAGAGGCTACCTTGGGAAAATATTATATCAATTGATGGTGAATTTCCTATAAGTTGGGTAAGTTCTGTAAAATGTAAGTTATTTTCAAAATCAGATATTCAAAAAATAGTTAAGAAAGCAATAGTTGAAAGATTAAAGGTAGCTTATCAAACACAAAAACTTGTTGAAACAGGAGCTCACTATAGAGTTAAAATACAAGCACATAATGATATTTTCTTAGTTATGATTGATACAAGTGGGGAAGGGTTACATAAGAGAGGATATAGAAATTTAATTAATGAAGCACCATTAAAAGAAACAATGGCAGCTGCTTTAGTATTGTTAAGTCGTTGGAAGGGTGGAGATAGACCTCTGATAGATCCTATGTGTGGAACTGGAACTATAGCTATTGAAGCAGCTATGATTGCTAGAAATGTAGCTCCAGGAGTAAATAGAAATTTTGCATCAGAAAAATGGAATATTATACCTGAAAATCTTTGGGTTGATTTAAGAGACGAAGCTTTTTCAAGAGAGGATTACGATAAAGAAGTGAGAATTTTTGCTTCGGATATAGATGCAGAAACAGTAGAAGTTGCTAAATTAAATGCAATAAGAGCTGGAGTAGAAGAAGAGATAGAATTTAAATGTATGAACTTTTTAGAATTAGAGAACATGGCTGAAAAGGGATGTATAATATCAAATCCGCCTTATGGAGATCGTTTGTTAGACGAAGATGCAGTTGAAAGATTGTATGGTCTTATGGGAGATATATTCCAGATGAGATTCCCTAAGTGGTCATATTATATAATTACATCTTATGAAAATTTTGAGAAGGCTTTTGGAAAAAAATCTACAAAAAATAGAAAGTTATATAATGGTGGAATAAAGTGTCACTATTATCAATATTATGGTGCAAGATAA
- a CDS encoding AI-2E family transporter encodes MKKEYIHFFIIGFLLILLQTFFQYNEAFNSIVGQMVSSIIPFIYAIFIAVLVSPLVKIFENKVKMKRSWAIGISLMIVFLLIIELFLIIVPNIINSMTDLIEKFPTMLASLSSNAEHLIEFLKSKDMLFFDPKEIENNLVKFTRTNLGNFKNLAFGLGAGVLKSLMGLINFFIGIFISLYLLYSKEYFMEFLENVFLLFTTKNRAKYGVEFVRKVNDVFLKYILGRIITSAVVGFIVFLVLFIAKVPYALLSGVMVGIGNMIPYVGSIVAGTIATFLILLAAPLKVIYLFVAIGIGQAVDGFIIGPKIMEESVGMSSFWTIVAVMVCGSFFGPLGMFLGVPVFVIIKFIYLECLKKRSE; translated from the coding sequence ATGAAAAAAGAATACATACATTTTTTTATAATAGGATTTTTGTTAATTTTACTTCAAACATTTTTTCAATACAACGAAGCCTTTAATTCTATAGTTGGGCAAATGGTAAGTTCTATAATACCATTTATATATGCTATTTTCATAGCGGTATTAGTAAGTCCACTTGTAAAAATATTTGAAAATAAAGTTAAAATGAAAAGATCTTGGGCAATAGGGATAAGCTTAATGATTGTGTTTCTATTAATAATTGAATTATTTTTAATAATTGTTCCAAATATAATAAATAGCATGACAGATTTAATTGAAAAATTTCCAACAATGCTAGCGAGCTTGAGTTCTAATGCGGAGCATTTAATTGAATTTTTAAAATCAAAAGATATGCTATTCTTCGATCCAAAAGAGATTGAAAATAATTTAGTCAAATTTACAAGAACGAATTTAGGTAATTTTAAAAATTTAGCATTTGGTTTAGGAGCAGGAGTTTTAAAAAGTTTAATGGGATTGATAAACTTTTTTATAGGTATTTTTATTTCTCTTTATTTATTATATAGTAAAGAGTATTTTATGGAGTTTTTAGAAAATGTTTTTTTACTTTTCACAACAAAAAATAGAGCAAAATATGGGGTTGAATTTGTAAGAAAAGTAAATGATGTATTTTTGAAATATATTTTAGGAAGAATAATAACTTCAGCGGTAGTAGGATTTATTGTGTTTTTAGTTTTATTTATAGCGAAAGTTCCGTATGCATTATTAAGTGGGGTTATGGTAGGGATAGGAAATATGATACCATATGTGGGATCCATTGTTGCAGGGACAATAGCAACTTTTTTAATATTATTAGCAGCACCTTTAAAAGTAATATATCTTTTTGTGGCGATTGGAATAGGTCAAGCAGTAGATGGATTTATAATAGGTCCTAAAATAATGGAAGAGTCAGTTGGAATGAGTAGTTTTTGGACTATAGTAGCTGTTATGGTTTGTGGAAGTTTTTTTGGACCTTTAGGAATGTTTTTAGGGGTTCCAGTATTTGTAATAATTAAATTTATATATTTAGAGTGTTTAAAAAAAAGGAGTGAGTAA
- a CDS encoding NusG domain II-containing protein produces the protein MAKERKYFRKGDAIIYISLIAIFSILGIQITKFKASDAANAEVYVNNQLKYVYPLQNEEKDIFVPTDIGGVNIKIKNKKIRVTTSNSPLKLNVKQGWIAQPGEVIIGVPDRLIIKVVGKTNERSDDVDFVIK, from the coding sequence GTGGCAAAAGAGAGAAAATATTTTAGAAAAGGTGATGCGATAATTTATATTAGTTTAATAGCAATCTTTTCTATTTTAGGAATTCAAATTACTAAATTCAAAGCATCTGATGCAGCAAATGCAGAAGTTTATGTAAATAATCAGTTGAAATATGTTTACCCTTTACAAAATGAAGAGAAAGATATTTTTGTTCCAACAGATATAGGGGGAGTAAATATAAAAATAAAGAATAAAAAAATTAGAGTAACTACATCAAATTCACCATTGAAACTAAATGTAAAGCAGGGATGGATAGCGCAACCAGGAGAAGTTATAATAGGAGTTCCAGATCGATTAATAATAAAAGTTGTTGGTAAAACGAATGAGAGAAGTGATGATGTAGATTTTGTTATTAAATAA
- a CDS encoding phosphatidylserine decarboxylase — protein MNFDKINYIERKTGEIKTENPPGEGFLKFLYYNPLGKLPLNLVVRKKFLTDYYGKKMAEKSSIAKIKPFVDANYINMDESKKRIEDFTSFNDFFIRELKEGAREIANGEDILVSPADGKILVFENLQETSKFFLKGDDFTIEEFLMDKEEAKKFIGGTIMIIRLAPVDYHRFHFPADGEIGESKLIDGYYYSVSPYAIKKNFRVYCENKREISILKTERFGEIILSEIGATMVGGIKQTYKPNTFIKKGDEKGYFFFGGSSCVLFFQKNKVSFDKDILENSSRGIETKVYMGEKIGKAK, from the coding sequence ATGAATTTTGATAAAATTAATTATATTGAGAGAAAAACAGGAGAAATAAAAACAGAAAATCCACCTGGTGAGGGATTTTTAAAGTTTTTATACTATAATCCTTTAGGAAAACTCCCTCTGAATTTAGTTGTTAGAAAAAAATTTTTAACAGATTATTATGGAAAAAAGATGGCTGAAAAATCATCCATAGCAAAAATAAAGCCTTTCGTAGATGCAAATTATATAAATATGGATGAATCTAAAAAAAGAATTGAAGATTTCACATCTTTTAATGATTTTTTTATAAGAGAGCTAAAAGAGGGTGCAAGAGAGATTGCTAATGGAGAAGATATATTAGTATCTCCTGCAGATGGTAAAATTTTAGTTTTTGAAAATTTACAAGAAACATCTAAGTTTTTTTTAAAGGGTGATGATTTTACAATAGAAGAATTTTTAATGGACAAAGAAGAAGCTAAAAAATTTATTGGAGGAACAATAATGATAATAAGGCTAGCTCCAGTAGATTATCATAGATTTCATTTCCCAGCAGATGGAGAAATAGGCGAATCAAAACTTATTGATGGGTATTATTACTCAGTATCTCCTTACGCAATAAAGAAAAATTTTAGAGTTTATTGTGAGAATAAGAGAGAGATTTCGATTCTCAAGACAGAAAGGTTTGGAGAAATTATTTTAAGCGAGATAGGAGCAACGATGGTTGGGGGAATCAAACAAACTTATAAGCCTAATACTTTTATAAAAAAAGGAGATGAAAAAGGATACTTCTTCTTCGGAGGTTCTTCTTGTGTATTGTTTTTTCAAAAAAATAAAGTGAGTTTTGATAAAGATATTTTAGAGAATAGTAGTAGAGGGATTGAAACAAAAGTATATATGGGTGAAAAAATAGGAAAAGCTAAGTAG
- the mgsA gene encoding methylglyoxal synthase encodes MKKIALIAHDNMKPEMVSFAKKYEHILAKYPLVSTGTTGLRIMEATNLQIQRFKSGPIGGDQQIGAEVATDNIAAILFFRDPLTSQPHEPDISALIRVADVHKVPIATNLASAELLIIGLNK; translated from the coding sequence ATGAAAAAAATAGCATTAATCGCTCACGACAACATGAAGCCAGAAATGGTTAGCTTTGCAAAAAAATATGAGCATATCTTAGCAAAATACCCTCTTGTTTCAACTGGTACAACTGGACTTAGAATTATGGAGGCAACTAATCTACAAATTCAACGCTTCAAATCAGGGCCTATAGGTGGTGATCAACAAATTGGTGCTGAAGTAGCTACAGATAATATCGCAGCTATTTTATTTTTTAGAGATCCTTTAACTTCTCAACCACACGAACCTGATATCTCTGCACTTATTAGAGTTGCTGATGTACATAAAGTTCCAATTGCTACAAATTTAGCTTCAGCTGAATTACTTATTATTGGTTTAAATAAATGA
- a CDS encoding nicotinate phosphoribosyltransferase, whose translation MGRERILTDFAKVINSDRYQYTESDIFLMEHMEEKEAIFDMYFRKTEDGGFAVVSGVQEVIELIEILNETSEEEKRVYFSKIIEEKHLLEYLVKMKFTGDLYAMRDGEIVYPNEPIISIKAPLIQAKILETPILNLMNMQLAIATKASRITRAAYPIPVSSFGSRRAHGFDSAVSGTKASIIGGCLSHSNLVTEYKYGVPSVGTMAHSFIQAFGVGALAEKKAFDTFIKHRRERKANSLILLIDTYNTLGIGLKNAIQSFKDNGIDDSYKGNYGIRIDSGDLAYLSKKCRKELDAAGLKKAKIFLTNSLNESLIKSLKEQGACVDIFGVGDAIAVSKSNPCFGGVYKIVEIDYKPVIKLSEDVIKISNPGFKEVYRIYDKDGFAYADLITLVNNDSDKKKLLLGEDLVIRDEKYEFKSSLLRKGEYTYKKLTCEFVKDGVVMEESSQLMNVVNSREYYLNSLNKISDERKRLENPHQYKIDLSKDLIELKYNLIKEIKSQIN comes from the coding sequence ATGGGGAGAGAAAGAATTTTAACAGATTTTGCAAAAGTTATTAATTCAGATAGGTATCAATATACAGAAAGTGATATTTTTTTAATGGAACATATGGAGGAAAAAGAAGCTATATTCGATATGTACTTTAGAAAAACAGAAGACGGTGGATTTGCAGTTGTATCAGGTGTTCAAGAAGTTATTGAACTAATTGAGATTTTAAATGAAACTAGTGAAGAAGAAAAAAGAGTGTATTTTTCTAAAATAATAGAGGAGAAACATCTTTTGGAATATTTAGTGAAGATGAAGTTCACAGGTGATTTGTACGCCATGAGAGACGGAGAAATTGTATATCCAAATGAACCTATAATTTCAATAAAAGCACCATTGATTCAAGCTAAAATTTTAGAAACACCAATTTTAAATTTAATGAATATGCAACTAGCTATAGCAACAAAAGCATCAAGAATAACAAGGGCAGCATACCCCATTCCTGTAAGTTCTTTTGGAAGCAGAAGAGCGCATGGATTTGATAGTGCAGTATCAGGAACAAAAGCTTCTATAATAGGGGGATGTTTATCACATTCTAACCTAGTTACAGAATATAAGTACGGAGTTCCTAGCGTAGGAACAATGGCTCATTCATTTATTCAAGCTTTTGGTGTAGGTGCATTAGCTGAGAAAAAAGCTTTTGATACTTTTATAAAACATAGGAGAGAAAGAAAGGCAAACTCGTTAATATTATTAATAGATACTTATAATACATTGGGAATTGGATTAAAGAATGCAATACAAAGTTTTAAAGATAATGGAATAGATGATTCTTATAAAGGAAACTATGGAATTAGAATTGATTCAGGAGATTTAGCATATTTATCAAAAAAATGTAGAAAAGAATTAGATGCTGCTGGTTTAAAAAAAGCTAAAATATTTTTAACAAATTCATTAAATGAATCTTTAATAAAATCTTTAAAAGAACAGGGAGCATGCGTAGATATATTCGGTGTAGGAGATGCTATTGCAGTAAGTAAATCAAATCCATGTTTTGGAGGAGTTTATAAAATCGTTGAAATAGATTATAAACCAGTTATAAAGCTTTCAGAGGATGTTATAAAAATTTCAAATCCGGGATTTAAAGAGGTTTATAGAATTTATGATAAAGATGGTTTTGCATATGCTGATTTAATAACTCTTGTAAATAATGATTCAGACAAGAAAAAATTATTATTAGGAGAAGATTTAGTAATAAGAGATGAAAAATATGAGTTTAAATCAAGTTTACTGAGAAAAGGTGAATATACTTATAAAAAACTAACGTGTGAATTTGTAAAAGATGGTGTAGTAATGGAGGAAAGTTCTCAATTGATGAATGTAGTTAATTCAAGAGAATATTATTTGAATTCCTTGAATAAAATATCTGATGAAAGAAAAAGATTAGAAAATCCACACCAATATAAAATAGATTTATCAAAAGATTTAATTGAATTAAAATATAATTTAATTAAAGAAATAAAAAGTCAAATCAATTAA
- the dtd gene encoding D-aminoacyl-tRNA deacylase, giving the protein MRAVVQRVKHASVTVDNQITGEINQGFLVLLGVTHDDTEKEVDWLAKKITDLRVFNDSEDKMNLGLKDVNGELLIISQFTLYGNCIKGRRPAFIEAAKPDIANELYEKFLKKCKNLGFKTEAGIFGADMKVELLNDGPVTLIIDTKDCSK; this is encoded by the coding sequence ATGAGAGCTGTTGTACAGAGAGTTAAACACGCTAGTGTTACTGTTGATAATCAAATTACCGGAGAAATTAATCAAGGATTTCTTGTACTTTTAGGTGTCACTCATGACGATACTGAAAAGGAAGTTGATTGGTTAGCTAAGAAGATTACTGACTTAAGAGTTTTTAATGATTCTGAAGATAAAATGAATTTAGGATTAAAGGATGTCAATGGAGAACTTTTAATTATATCTCAATTCACTTTATATGGTAATTGTATTAAGGGACGTCGTCCAGCATTTATAGAGGCTGCTAAACCAGATATAGCAAATGAACTGTATGAAAAGTTTTTAAAAAAATGTAAAAACTTAGGATTTAAAACTGAAGCTGGTATTTTTGGAGCTGATATGAAAGTAGAACTTCTAAATGACGGACCTGTAACTTTAATTATCGATACAAAAGATTGTTCAAAATAA
- a CDS encoding alpha-hydroxy-acid oxidizing protein has product MDIKEIKKNAKERMKEFCILCSECNGRWCAGKVPGMGGAGNGASFQRSYEKLKEIKIAMRTLHNISNPKLSCKIFGENLSFPALVAPITGTKFNMGGYVNDEEYSNDIVLGAIDAGTIAMIGDTGDPTCFESGINAIKKGNGKGIAIIKPRENSEIIKRIKIAEKAGAIAVGVDVDGAGLITMKLFNQPVGPKSLQDLKEIISSTNLPFIVKGILTVDEAKLCVEAGAAAIVVSNHGGRCLNETFAPAEVLKDISEAVGNDIFIFADGAVREGVDILKYLALGANAVLIGRPIIWGSIGGRQEGVKVTLDTFKSQLFQSMILSGADDVENFKNFSCILYTK; this is encoded by the coding sequence ATGGATATAAAAGAGATTAAAAAAAATGCAAAGGAAAGAATGAAAGAGTTTTGTATATTATGTTCGGAGTGCAATGGTCGTTGGTGTGCTGGTAAGGTTCCTGGTATGGGTGGAGCTGGCAACGGCGCAAGTTTTCAAAGATCATATGAAAAATTAAAAGAAATCAAGATTGCCATGAGAACTCTACATAATATATCTAATCCTAAACTTAGTTGTAAAATTTTTGGGGAAAATCTATCTTTCCCTGCTTTAGTAGCTCCTATAACTGGAACAAAATTCAATATGGGTGGATATGTTAATGATGAAGAGTATTCTAACGATATTGTTTTAGGAGCAATCGATGCTGGAACAATAGCAATGATTGGAGATACTGGAGATCCAACTTGTTTTGAATCAGGTATTAACGCCATTAAAAAAGGAAATGGAAAAGGAATCGCTATAATTAAACCTAGAGAAAATTCAGAAATTATAAAAAGAATAAAAATTGCTGAAAAAGCTGGAGCTATTGCTGTTGGTGTAGATGTAGATGGCGCTGGATTAATAACTATGAAATTATTTAATCAACCTGTTGGTCCTAAATCTTTACAAGATTTAAAAGAAATTATTTCTTCTACTAATTTACCTTTTATTGTGAAAGGAATTTTGACAGTAGATGAAGCTAAACTTTGTGTAGAAGCCGGAGCTGCAGCTATTGTTGTGTCTAATCATGGCGGTCGTTGCTTAAATGAAACTTTTGCTCCTGCTGAAGTTTTAAAAGACATTTCTGAAGCTGTTGGTAATGATATCTTTATTTTTGCTGATGGGGCTGTTAGAGAGGGTGTAGATATTCTTAAATATTTAGCACTTGGAGCTAATGCAGTTCTAATAGGACGTCCTATTATTTGGGGATCGATAGGCGGTAGACAAGAAGGTGTTAAAGTTACTTTAGACACTTTCAAAAGTCAACTATTTCAAAGTATGATTCTTAGTGGTGCTGATGACGTCGAAAATTTCAAAAATTTTTCTTGCATTTTATATACTAAATAA
- the tpx gene encoding thiol peroxidase yields the protein MERKDAITFGGSPLTLIGKEVIVGDVAPNFTVTKTDLSPLSLNDLKGKTVVISAMPSIDTPVCEMQTIRFNKEAAKLENVVILTISMDLPFALNRFCGAKDIKNAITTSDYKDREFSHNYGLYIKELGLTSRAVIIIDKDGKIAYTEYLKEITEEPNYDSALEALKKL from the coding sequence ATGGAAAGAAAAGATGCTATTACATTTGGAGGAAGTCCATTAACATTAATTGGAAAAGAGGTTATTGTTGGAGACGTAGCTCCTAACTTTACTGTTACAAAAACTGATTTATCACCTCTTTCATTAAATGATTTAAAAGGGAAAACAGTTGTTATATCAGCTATGCCATCAATTGATACACCTGTTTGTGAAATGCAAACTATAAGATTTAATAAAGAAGCTGCAAAATTAGAAAATGTTGTTATTTTAACAATTTCTATGGATTTACCTTTCGCATTAAATAGATTCTGTGGAGCTAAAGATATTAAAAATGCTATAACTACTTCAGATTATAAAGATAGAGAATTTTCACATAACTATGGTTTATATATAAAAGAGCTTGGATTAACTTCAAGAGCAGTTATTATAATTGATAAAGACGGAAAAATTGCATATACTGAATACTTAAAAGAAATTACAGAAGAGCCTAACTACGACTCTGCTTTAGAAGCATTAAAAAAACTATAA